A section of the Schistosoma haematobium chromosome ZW, whole genome shotgun sequence genome encodes:
- the CHRNA2_1 gene encoding Neuronal acetylcholine receptor subunit alpha-2 (EggNog:ENOG410V4QE~COG:T~SECRETED:SignalP(1-24)), giving the protein MRNVFCILCTIYVCIEIFTSYISCVESDTDENDDEPSVYTLSDEKRLIKRLLNKYQAAGITGRPVKHTSEKVLVEMSLSLIQILDLDEKNQVLTTSVWLNYRWTDHILKWNPDNYSQIQEVRVPYKHIWTPDIVLYNYADERLKEMRDAMVIVQHTGELTWIPPAIFKSSCKIDIKSFPFDEQTCHLKFGSWTYDGNKLDVSFINNEAQVLLSDYTESNEWEVIARPALRNVKSYPCCPEFYPDLTFFLFLRRNAAFFSYILVLPCVLLASLTLVIFWLPPESPAKMVLGMNIFVAFFLLLLLLADSTPQASNSVPYIGYYYCLNMILITLSSFLSVFVINLYFRGDKRNRVPQCLRRLCHILNGVCDGKCSCKEGDQNTPLAVVVSNSNSTTVNQNKNDYSSQMVQMKSALVNSNNEQQDISGYTGSVIGMKRSKKGKARFAMVQENNGLKTLIVDNYDYDTDTTEHKRYRPNQRHCETQTEADNFNKESNSQQLMGSCHCHSKLSKIRSRSLTPSKFNDCDILGNSQQPCTCCQYYYRSYAPATHCTVCTPLPVINTSTNSRILNPRIQSSKHGKHPENCNVCKQHLNALMFKTHPNDYFSINRHSITNSSIPFDSNSLCSHIRYEYRNGRPALISPHGRNYLNSNELTTNHTNLQLKSSTLVKTTSYLSNNNPLITNSTITNMNSDKTTIQHLQLSSTLLILMKNIENEVNDIRSIVKLFLSRIDKKDTENIIIKEWRMIAIVMDRIFFICYLIIHLCAAFGLLIPRSSEYNVVEFLREYRLKNYNSTFFENETITINNYQMKTTELPNNNNNQFIGTIEINKQLNNLDTKKSINLDIINNEKTILINENKHKYDMTNSLDNMNNYLSPYQRLVDQQSNILKQYTEENIIDNDLILRKSDQLKNQLNKRTNDHELKKSN; this is encoded by the exons GTGTTTACACACTATCTGATGAGAAACGTTTAATTAAACGTCTATTAAACAAATATCAAGCTGCAGGAATAACCGGTCGTCCAGTAAAGCATACATCGGAAAAAGTTCTTGTGGAAATGTCACTTTCATTAATACAAATATTGGATTTAGATGAAAAAAACCAAGTATTAACTACAAGTGTATGGTTAAATTAT CGCTGGACCGATCATATTCTGAAATGGAATCCAGACAATTATTCACAAATTCAAGAAGTCCGTGTTCCATATAAGCACATTTGGACACCAGATATTGTATTATATAACTA CGCCGATGAACGATTAAAAGAAATGCGTGATGCTATGGTTATCGTACAACATACTGGAGAATTAACCTGGATTCCACCTGCAATTTTTAAATCTTCATGTAAAATAGATATAAAATCGTTTCCATTTGATGAACAAACATGTCATTTGAAATTTGGATCTTGGACATATGATGGAAATAAATTAGATGTTTCTTTTATTAATAATGAAGCACAAGTTCTGTTAAGTGATTATACAGAAAGTAATGAATGGGAAGTAATTGCACGTCCAGCTTTAAGGAATGTAAAATCATATCCTTGTTGTCCAGAATTTTATCCTGATTTAACTTTCTTTCTATT CCTAAGAAGGAATGCTGCATTCTTTTCATACATTTTGGTTTTACCATGTGTGTTACTGGCATCATTGACACTTGTCATTTTCTGGTTACCTCCAGAATCACCTGCAAAGATGGTTCTTG GAATGAACATATTTGTGGCCttctttttattgttgttattactgGCCGATTCTACACCACAAGCCTCAAACAGTGTTCCTTATATTG GTTATTACTACTGTTTGAACATGATTTTGATCACATTATCTTCTTTTCTCTCTGTATTTGTGATTAATCTGTATTTCCGTGGTGATAAAAGAAATAGGGTGCCACAGTGCTTGAGAAGG TTATGTCACATTCTGAATGGTGTTTGTGATGGTAAATGCAGCTGTAAAGAAGGTGATCAAAATACACCTTTGGCTGTTGTTGTCAGTAATTCAAATTCTACAACAGTCAACCAAAATAAAAACGATTATTCATCACAAATGGTACAAATGAAGTCagcattagttaattcaaacaacGAACAACAAGATATATCAGGTTATACTGGATCTGTTATTGGAATGAAGCGCTCTAAAAAGGGTAAAGCACGTTTTGCTATGGTACAAGAGAATAATGGATTAAAAACCTTAATTGTAgataattatgattatgataCTGATACTACTGAACATAAACGATATCGACCAAATCAGCGTCATTGTGAAACACAAACTGAAGCGGATAACTTTAATAAAGAATCGAATTCACAACAGCTCATGGGATCATGTCATTgtcattcaaaattatcaaaaataCGCAGTCGTTCATTAACTCCATCAAAATTTAATGATTGTGATATATTAGGTAATTCTCAACAACCTTGTACATGTTGTCAATATTATTATCGATCGTATGCACCAGCAACTCATTGTACTGTTTGTACTCCATTACCAGTTATAAATACTTCCACAAATTCAAGAATATTAAATCCAAGAATACAAAGTTCAAAACATGGAAAACATCCTGAAAATTGTAATGTTTGTAAACAACATCTTAATGCATTAATGTTTAAAACACATCCTAATGATTATTTTTCTATAAATCGTCATTCAATAACTAATTCATCTATACCATTTGATAGTAATTCACTATGTTCACATATAAGATATGAATATCGTAATGGTAGGCCTGCACTTATATCACCACATGGACGTAATTATTTAAATTCTAATGAATTAACGACTAATCATACAAATTTACAATTAAAATCATCTACATTAGTTAAAACTACATCATATTTATCTAATAATAATCCATTAATTACTAATTCAACTATAACAAATATGAATTCAGATAAAACAACAATACAACATTTACAATTATCATCAAcactattaatattaatgaaaaataTAGAAAATGAAGTAAATGATATACGTTcaattgttaaattatttttatcaagaaTTGATAAAAAAGATACAGAAAATATTATCATAAAAGAATGGCGTATGATAGCTATTGTTATGGATAGAATATTTTTTATATGTTATTTAATTATACATTTATGTGCAGCATTTGGTTTATTAATACCACGTTCATCTGAATATAATGTTGTAGAATTTCTACGTGAATATCGATTAAAAAATTATAATTCAACATTTTttgaaaatgaaacaattacaataaataattatcaaatgaaaacaactgaattacctaataataataataatcaatttattggtacaatagaaatcaataaacaattaaataactTAGATACTAAAAAATCGATAAATTTagatataataaataatgaaaaaaccattttaattaatgaaaataaacataaatatgaTATGACAAATTCATTggataatatgaataattatttatcacCTTATCAACGATTAGTTGATCAACAAtcaaatatattaaaacaatatactgaagaaaatattattgataatgatCTAATTTTACGTAAATCAGATCaattaaaaaatcaattaaacaAAAGAACTAATGATCATGAATTAAAAAAATctaattga